In one window of Sporomusaceae bacterium FL31 DNA:
- a CDS encoding AI-2E family transporter — translation MFKSISTWLKLLVILAGVYLLSQVTPIYLPVIVSVILAFILNPLVTFLSQRRLWPTRQLFGRSLAVFIAFILSAIIAAIVMTFILVPFISEFNTLVNNLPSLMKKIQKMTMDIQNQANFIALAGYLPNIVDQTMSSIGSFSIDLAKKIVNSIFGLASSIIELVIVPVLTYYFLKDWQIIKENIVFLFSQRTRDKARNIIEEMGIVVSGYIRGQFVVSFIVGFFVFCGMYGFGVEYPLVLGLLAGITEAIPIIGPIIGAVPAILLAYTVAPFLALKVAVFYFLVQQFENHIIVPNVMGQAIDLHPITVILSLLIGGQLFGITGMVLAVPVSAILKVLLKHLWITEER, via the coding sequence ATGTTTAAATCTATTAGCACTTGGCTGAAACTCCTGGTGATTTTGGCAGGTGTCTATCTGTTGAGTCAAGTTACCCCCATCTATCTGCCAGTGATTGTCTCAGTGATATTAGCGTTTATTTTGAACCCACTGGTTACATTCTTATCCCAGCGCAGGCTCTGGCCAACCAGGCAGCTATTTGGTCGAAGTCTTGCTGTTTTTATAGCGTTTATTTTGTCTGCGATTATTGCAGCAATTGTCATGACATTTATTTTAGTACCATTTATCAGTGAGTTTAATACACTTGTCAATAATTTGCCAAGCTTGATGAAAAAAATTCAGAAAATGACAATGGATATTCAAAACCAGGCGAATTTTATTGCTTTAGCAGGGTATTTGCCTAATATTGTTGATCAAACTATGTCCAGTATCGGTTCTTTTTCAATCGACTTAGCTAAAAAAATTGTAAATTCAATTTTCGGATTAGCATCAAGCATCATTGAATTAGTTATTGTACCAGTGCTTACTTATTATTTTTTAAAGGACTGGCAAATTATTAAAGAAAACATTGTTTTCCTTTTTTCACAGCGTACAAGGGATAAAGCCCGTAATATTATTGAAGAAATGGGCATTGTAGTTAGTGGCTACATTCGCGGACAGTTTGTGGTAAGTTTTATTGTTGGTTTCTTTGTTTTCTGCGGCATGTATGGTTTCGGCGTTGAATATCCGCTGGTGTTGGGTTTACTTGCGGGAATTACTGAAGCAATTCCCATTATTGGCCCAATTATTGGAGCAGTGCCAGCGATTTTGCTTGCTTATACAGTTGCTCCGTTTTTAGCGTTAAAAGTAGCTGTGTTTTATTTTCTGGTCCAGCAATTTGAGAATCACATCATTGTTCCTAATGTGATGGGGCAAGCTATTGATTTGCACCCTATTACTGTAATATTAAGTCTCCTAATCGGTGGTCAATTATTTGGGATCACAGGAATGGTGTTGGCAGTTCCTGTATCGGCAATATTAAAAGTGCTTTTAAAACATTTATGGATTACAGAAGAAAGATAG
- a CDS encoding transcriptional repressor: MSINMGDLKQRFQERQYKLTPQRQIVLQAFVDNPGKHLSAEDVHNIVRQQSSEIGLATVYRTLELLSDMDVLQKMDFGDGRSRYEINEETSEHHHHHLICLSCGKVKEFEDDLLETLENVIARKSNFKIVDHQVKFYGYCQECQSNREG, encoded by the coding sequence ATGTCTATTAATATGGGTGATCTAAAGCAGCGATTTCAGGAGCGGCAATATAAGTTAACGCCCCAGCGCCAAATCGTATTGCAAGCTTTTGTCGATAACCCTGGTAAACATTTAAGTGCTGAGGATGTTCATAATATTGTCCGTCAACAGTCTTCTGAGATCGGTTTAGCTACAGTTTATCGGACTTTAGAATTATTAAGTGATATGGATGTATTGCAAAAAATGGATTTTGGTGATGGCCGCAGTCGTTATGAAATTAATGAGGAGACCTCTGAACATCATCACCATCATCTCATTTGTCTAAGTTGTGGAAAAGTAAAAGAATTTGAAGATGACTTGCTTGAAACGTTAGAGAATGTTATAGCGCGTAAAAGTAATTTTAAAATAGTTGACCATCAAGTAAAGTTTTATGGTTATTGTCAAGAATGCCAGAGTAATCGTGAAGGTTAA
- the hemZ gene encoding coproporphyrinogen III oxidase — protein MVIVKNARVIVKVNYYCLADDDDPIATAIGQVMELFGIQPNNPLVSCLEGLPVHTVLVNNRISQTKDQLSVTTDIYLKLTNGTTEVLSFKQIASLDNDELALIKRLVKLNVLTAMRQLSSPHAAPWGILRGIRPSKIVHRLIDKGLDKAATSQKLIMDYGIDIKKSELITDIAFRQRKFLLSPERAKHAVSVYVGIPYCPSKCLYCSFPSYVLPDSMQVERFLQGLNKEIRAIAALIKQCNLEVQTVYVGGGTPTSLGPTQFSDMLSQVHQAFVTPATREFTVEAGRPDSVDEHKIATMHRLGVTRVSVNPQTMQEKTLKHIGRKHTTRDIINLFQKIRQTGIPVVNMDIIVGLPGEDEKSITDTMEQIYELRPDNLTIHTLALKKGSSLKANLIEHSLPNERMTQQMFDIATGFALKMQMEPYYLYRQKYMNGNLENTGYSVPGKECLYNIQVMEERQTIFGIGPAATTKIVKPSNWTLENIFNAKDILTYINKVDHTLQVRCQLLAEAFS, from the coding sequence ATGGTTATTGTCAAGAATGCCAGAGTAATCGTGAAGGTTAACTATTATTGTTTGGCAGACGATGATGATCCAATAGCGACTGCCATTGGGCAAGTAATGGAGTTGTTTGGCATACAGCCAAACAACCCGTTAGTTTCCTGTCTTGAAGGCCTTCCTGTTCATACCGTACTAGTGAATAATCGTATAAGCCAAACCAAGGATCAGTTAAGTGTAACAACAGACATTTATCTAAAGCTGACAAACGGTACAACTGAAGTTCTTTCCTTTAAGCAGATTGCTTCTTTGGATAATGATGAGCTAGCCCTTATAAAACGGCTAGTAAAGCTGAATGTTCTTACTGCCATGAGACAACTAAGCAGCCCTCATGCAGCTCCCTGGGGTATATTACGAGGGATAAGACCAAGTAAGATTGTTCACCGGCTGATTGATAAGGGGCTAGATAAAGCAGCAACTTCTCAAAAGCTAATTATGGATTACGGTATTGATATAAAAAAGTCAGAACTCATTACTGATATTGCATTTAGGCAACGAAAGTTTTTATTATCGCCGGAACGTGCAAAACATGCAGTTAGTGTTTATGTGGGAATCCCTTATTGTCCTTCAAAATGCTTATATTGTTCATTTCCTTCTTATGTTTTGCCTGATTCCATGCAGGTTGAGCGGTTTTTACAAGGTCTGAATAAAGAAATTAGGGCGATTGCTGCATTGATTAAGCAATGCAACCTAGAAGTTCAGACGGTATATGTCGGCGGCGGTACTCCGACCAGTCTTGGCCCAACACAATTCTCGGACATGTTAAGCCAGGTACATCAGGCCTTTGTTACTCCAGCCACGAGAGAGTTTACGGTTGAGGCTGGCAGGCCTGACAGCGTCGATGAACATAAAATTGCTACTATGCACAGGCTTGGTGTCACCCGAGTCAGTGTTAATCCACAGACCATGCAGGAAAAAACTTTAAAACATATTGGACGAAAGCATACTACACGCGATATAATAAATTTATTCCAAAAAATTCGTCAGACTGGTATTCCTGTTGTTAATATGGATATTATCGTTGGCCTGCCAGGTGAAGACGAAAAAAGTATAACTGATACGATGGAGCAAATTTATGAATTAAGGCCGGATAATTTAACTATTCATACATTAGCGCTCAAGAAAGGCTCGTCGCTAAAAGCTAATTTAATTGAGCATTCTCTGCCAAATGAACGAATGACGCAGCAAATGTTCGATATAGCAACAGGCTTTGCTTTGAAAATGCAAATGGAACCTTACTATTTGTATCGGCAAAAGTATATGAATGGTAATTTGGAGAATACTGGTTATTCGGTCCCGGGGAAAGAGTGTTTATATAACATTCAAGTCATGGAAGAACGCCAGACCATCTTTGGAATTGGGCCAGCTGCAACGACTAAAATTGTAAAACCTAGTAATTGGACGCTTGAAAATATCTTCAATGCTAAAGATATCCTTACATATATTAATAAGGTGGATCATACTCTTCAAGTTCGTTGCCAACTGCTAGCGGAGGCGTTTTCGTAA
- the hisS gene encoding histidine--tRNA ligase, producing MLTTGPRGTKDILPDSSGFWQYVEKNVRDVCNLYGYREIRTPVFEHTELFLRGIGETTDIVEKEMYTFSDRGGRSITLRPENTAAVVRAFLEHKLYTDTPPAKLFYIGPMFRYDRPQAGRFRQFHQFGVEAIGAKGPAIDAEIIILATQFLQQLGLNDLVLQLNSVGCPECRPKYRAILQEFLRDKLPDLCKDCQSRYDRNPMRILDCKQETCTELSQGAPQVVDCLCGECETHFNQLKVLLTAANIEFKLNPRLVRGLDYYTKTAFEIQYAPLGSQSAVCGGGRYDGLIAECGGQPTPGIGFAIGMERVLLALEKQQLLPELINKLDVFVISLGEKAQAAAFKILCDLRKNGYTADMDFMDRSLKAQMKLANKFSAKFAIIIGDDEVATGNAVLKNMGTGEQQQINVDVLLNKLDTEVKD from the coding sequence ATGTTGACTACAGGTCCTCGTGGGACCAAAGATATACTGCCAGATTCGAGTGGCTTTTGGCAGTATGTAGAAAAAAATGTTAGAGATGTATGTAATCTTTATGGTTATCGGGAGATTCGTACTCCTGTTTTTGAACATACCGAATTGTTTTTACGGGGTATTGGTGAAACGACGGATATTGTTGAAAAGGAAATGTATACCTTTAGTGACCGCGGTGGACGAAGCATTACGCTGCGTCCAGAAAATACAGCCGCTGTGGTTAGAGCTTTTTTAGAACATAAGCTTTATACAGATACTCCGCCAGCGAAGCTCTTTTATATTGGACCCATGTTTCGCTATGATCGCCCTCAGGCAGGGCGATTCCGTCAGTTTCATCAATTTGGTGTAGAGGCTATTGGTGCAAAAGGTCCAGCTATTGATGCCGAGATCATTATATTAGCTACTCAATTTTTACAGCAATTAGGATTAAACGATTTAGTACTGCAGTTGAACTCAGTTGGGTGCCCGGAGTGCCGCCCCAAATATCGTGCTATACTGCAGGAATTTTTGCGTGATAAATTGCCCGATTTGTGTAAAGATTGTCAATCTCGTTATGACCGCAATCCGATGCGGATATTAGATTGTAAACAAGAAACTTGTACCGAGTTGTCACAAGGGGCGCCACAAGTAGTGGATTGCTTATGTGGTGAATGTGAAACTCATTTTAATCAATTAAAGGTTTTATTAACTGCAGCTAATATTGAATTTAAGTTAAATCCACGTTTAGTGCGTGGGCTAGACTATTATACTAAGACTGCATTTGAAATTCAGTATGCTCCGTTAGGATCACAAAGCGCCGTATGCGGTGGTGGAAGGTATGACGGATTAATTGCTGAATGTGGCGGTCAGCCTACACCTGGAATTGGCTTTGCAATAGGCATGGAACGCGTGCTGTTAGCGTTAGAAAAACAGCAGCTGTTACCTGAACTGATTAATAAACTTGATGTCTTTGTCATTTCGCTGGGAGAAAAAGCACAAGCAGCAGCTTTTAAAATACTATGCGATTTACGCAAAAACGGATATACAGCTGATATGGATTTTATGGACCGCAGCCTTAAAGCTCAAATGAAACTTGCCAATAAATTTTCAGCAAAATTTGCGATAATTATTGGTGATGATGAAGTCGCAACAGGCAATGCTGTTTTGAAAAATATGGGTACTGGTGAACAGCAGCAGATCAATGTAGATGTATTGTTGAACAAGTTGGATACTGAGGTGAAAGATTAA
- the aspS gene encoding aspartate--tRNA(Asp/Asn) ligase, whose amino-acid sequence MDTLVGLERTHACGTITGQHAEQEVVLCGWVARRRDHGGLIFVDLRDRSGLVQVVFSSEMDKNAFIKAESLRTEFVIAVRGTVKLRADETVNINMPTGHIEVYCVELRILNKAKTPPFYIQDNIDVDETLRLKYRYLDLRRPEMQRNLMLRHRVTKIMRDFFDRNNFIEVETPMLTKSSPEGARDYLVPSRVNPGKFFALPQSPQLFKQILMVSGLERYFQIVRCFRDEDLRADRQPEFTQLDIEMSFIDREEILNMMEELTVEMFKESIGADIKQPFMRLSYAEAMDKYGSDKPDLRFDMQLVNLSEAVKGSDFKVFESVLQTGGEVKAINVKGYANVPRRELDGLVDYVSNYGAKGLAWICYTAEGIKSPITKFFSEDIIGKITAATQAEAGDLILIIADKPGVVAQALGQLRLEMGRRLNLIDPDKLSFLWVVDFPMFEYDEEGKRWVAMHHPFTSPRDEDIEFLESDPGRIKAKAYDMVLNGTEIGGGSIRIYNRELQERVFKAIGLSDEEAKAKFGYLLDAFEYGTPPHGGIAFGLDRLVMLMAKRNSIRDVIAFPKTQSATDIMTQAPSEVSNQQLKELHIKPTAVVKKQ is encoded by the coding sequence ATGGATACATTAGTAGGTTTAGAAAGAACACATGCGTGTGGTACTATCACAGGTCAGCACGCTGAGCAAGAAGTTGTTTTATGCGGCTGGGTAGCAAGACGCCGCGATCATGGCGGTTTAATATTTGTTGATCTGCGAGATCGATCAGGATTGGTACAAGTAGTTTTTTCTTCGGAAATGGATAAGAATGCATTTATCAAAGCTGAATCCTTACGAACAGAGTTTGTTATCGCTGTAAGAGGTACAGTTAAATTAAGAGCTGATGAGACGGTGAACATTAATATGCCTACCGGACATATTGAAGTTTATTGCGTTGAACTGCGAATCCTAAATAAAGCAAAAACGCCGCCTTTTTATATTCAAGATAACATCGATGTGGATGAGACTTTACGGTTAAAATATCGCTATCTTGATTTACGCCGCCCTGAGATGCAGCGTAATCTGATGTTAAGACACCGTGTAACTAAAATTATGCGAGACTTTTTTGATCGGAATAATTTTATCGAAGTTGAAACGCCGATGCTGACAAAGAGCAGTCCTGAAGGTGCCAGAGATTATTTGGTGCCTAGCCGTGTTAACCCAGGAAAGTTTTTTGCTTTGCCACAATCGCCGCAGCTTTTCAAGCAAATCTTAATGGTTTCAGGCTTGGAGCGTTATTTCCAAATTGTAAGATGCTTCCGTGATGAGGATTTACGAGCTGATCGTCAACCTGAATTTACGCAGCTTGATATAGAAATGTCATTTATTGATCGTGAAGAAATTCTTAATATGATGGAAGAATTGACAGTAGAAATGTTCAAAGAGTCTATTGGCGCTGACATTAAGCAGCCATTTATGCGTCTAAGCTATGCAGAGGCTATGGATAAATATGGATCTGATAAACCTGATCTTCGTTTCGATATGCAGCTTGTCAACTTATCTGAAGCTGTTAAAGGATCCGATTTTAAAGTGTTTGAATCAGTATTACAAACAGGCGGCGAAGTAAAAGCAATTAATGTAAAAGGTTATGCTAATGTTCCAAGGCGCGAATTAGATGGGTTAGTCGATTATGTATCAAACTATGGCGCTAAGGGATTAGCTTGGATTTGTTATACTGCTGAAGGAATAAAATCTCCAATAACCAAATTTTTCTCAGAAGACATTATCGGGAAAATAACTGCAGCTACTCAGGCTGAGGCTGGTGACTTGATTCTGATTATTGCTGATAAGCCTGGTGTTGTTGCTCAGGCTTTAGGTCAACTGCGCCTTGAAATGGGTCGTCGTCTGAATTTGATTGATCCAGATAAACTGTCATTTTTATGGGTAGTTGATTTCCCAATGTTTGAATACGATGAAGAAGGTAAACGCTGGGTAGCGATGCATCATCCATTTACATCACCACGTGATGAAGACATTGAGTTTTTGGAAAGTGATCCAGGCAGAATTAAAGCTAAAGCTTATGATATGGTTCTTAACGGAACTGAAATTGGTGGCGGCAGTATCCGAATTTACAACCGCGAATTGCAAGAGCGAGTTTTTAAAGCTATTGGGCTTTCTGATGAAGAAGCAAAAGCGAAGTTTGGTTATTTGTTGGATGCTTTTGAATATGGAACACCTCCTCATGGTGGTATTGCATTTGGTTTGGATCGTCTGGTCATGCTTATGGCTAAGCGTAATTCAATTCGTGATGTCATTGCGTTCCCTAAAACTCAGAGTGCTACTGATATTATGACTCAAGCTCCGTCTGAAGTATCAAATCAGCAATTAAAAGAGCTGCATATAAAACCAACCGCTGTTGTTAAGAAACAATAG